The following are encoded in a window of Caldicellulosiruptor danielii genomic DNA:
- a CDS encoding Rpn family recombination-promoting nuclease/putative transposase: MRDSLPPQEHDSTFKFLFEHPKDILFLIKDVIGYSWAKDIQEDSIELADKEFVGEDFLQRRADVVAKAKLKDREVYFYIIIENQSTVAKDMPERLLRYMILLWAKKIREGVEKLPAIIPIVTYNGLEKEWDVEQEIISEFDIFKNDIFRYALVNISKLDAKAFLCEEDDVLSPVVFYLEQVRDDTEELARRLKEVEPQLRRFSSTNIERFLIWAGNVIRPRLTKEDKEEFDKLIERVKQGGVSKMGEFVSNVSRLLDEAQMKKFNEGKIVGKIEGKIEGKEEVARKLIKRGFSDEDIAELTELDIERIKKLRKELIN, translated from the coding sequence ATGCGCGATAGCCTTCCACCACAAGAACATGATTCAACTTTCAAGTTTTTGTTTGAACACCCTAAGGATATTCTTTTCCTTATCAAGGATGTGATTGGCTACAGCTGGGCAAAAGACATCCAAGAAGATTCAATTGAGCTTGCAGACAAAGAGTTTGTCGGTGAAGATTTTCTACAAAGAAGAGCAGATGTTGTAGCAAAAGCAAAACTAAAAGACAGGGAAGTGTACTTTTACATTATCATTGAGAACCAGTCAACTGTTGCAAAAGACATGCCAGAAAGACTTCTGCGATACATGATACTACTGTGGGCAAAGAAGATAAGAGAAGGGGTAGAAAAACTTCCAGCAATTATTCCCATAGTGACATACAATGGGCTTGAAAAAGAATGGGATGTTGAACAGGAGATAATCAGTGAATTTGATATTTTCAAGAATGATATATTCAGGTATGCACTTGTAAACATCTCAAAGTTAGATGCAAAAGCTTTCTTGTGTGAAGAAGATGATGTGTTGAGCCCAGTAGTGTTTTACTTGGAGCAGGTAAGGGATGATACAGAAGAGCTTGCAAGAAGGTTAAAAGAAGTAGAACCGCAGCTGAGAAGATTTAGCAGCACCAACATAGAAAGATTTTTGATATGGGCAGGCAATGTAATTAGACCAAGGCTTACAAAGGAAGACAAAGAGGAGTTTGACAAGCTGATAGAGAGAGTAAAACAGGGGGGAGTGAGTAAGATGGGTGAGTTTGTATCAAATGTTTCAAGACTTCTTGATGAAGCACAAATGAAAAAATTCAATGAAGGCAAAATTGTAGGAAAAATTGAGGGCAAAATTGAAGGGAAAGAAGAGGTAGCAAGGAAACTGATAAAGAGAGGATTTAGCGATGAAGATATTGCAGAGCTTACAGAATTGGATATAGAAAGAATAAAAAAGCTGAGGAAAGAATTGATTAATTAA
- a CDS encoding Rpn family recombination-promoting nuclease/putative transposase produces the protein MNSDIPPMQHDTTFKLLLKDKKELLLLIKDILKYKWADSIEEDSIEFDDSEFVTQHLSQLRADIVAKAKLKDTEVFFYILIENQSTVRRDMAQKILKYMVSLWWKELSKGAENLPPVIPIVVYNGINEKWNISTDLMEAFETFKDDVFRYRVVDVFEIDVKHILEQERDLLMPIVFYLEQVREDRDELIRRLFAVEKNLEKLSSENIERFLRWAYYIIRPRLTEEGREEYDRLSERVERGGGKNMGDFVSNVARLLDEAKTKDFNLGLQQGLQQGLKQGMRESQIKIAKKMILKGAKDEEIAEITELDIEEIKKLRKELLN, from the coding sequence TTGAACTCTGATATTCCACCAATGCAGCACGATACCACTTTTAAACTTCTTCTCAAAGACAAAAAAGAGCTTTTGCTTCTTATCAAGGATATACTCAAGTACAAATGGGCAGATAGCATAGAAGAAGATTCTATAGAATTTGATGACAGCGAATTTGTAACGCAGCATCTATCACAGCTGAGGGCTGACATTGTTGCCAAAGCAAAATTAAAAGACACAGAAGTGTTCTTTTACATCTTAATTGAGAACCAGTCAACAGTAAGAAGAGATATGGCACAAAAGATACTAAAATATATGGTAAGCCTTTGGTGGAAAGAGCTTAGCAAAGGTGCAGAAAACCTTCCGCCTGTGATACCAATAGTTGTTTACAACGGGATAAATGAGAAATGGAATATTTCAACAGACCTTATGGAAGCGTTTGAGACATTCAAGGATGATGTGTTCAGATACAGAGTGGTAGATGTCTTTGAGATAGATGTAAAGCACATATTAGAGCAAGAGAGAGATTTGCTAATGCCGATAGTATTTTATTTAGAGCAGGTAAGAGAAGACAGGGATGAGCTTATAAGAAGGTTATTTGCGGTTGAGAAGAACTTAGAGAAGCTGAGCAGCGAGAACATAGAAAGGTTTTTGAGGTGGGCATATTATATTATAAGGCCAAGGCTGACAGAAGAAGGCAGAGAAGAGTATGATAGACTTTCTGAGAGAGTGGAAAGAGGGGGTGGCAAGAATATGGGTGATTTTGTATCAAATGTAGCAAGGCTTCTTGATGAGGCAAAGACAAAAGATTTTAACCTTGGCCTGCAGCAAGGCTTACAGCAAGGACTCAAGCAAGGTATGCGTGAAAGTCAAATTAAGATAGCCAAGAAGATGATACTAAAAGGAGCAAAAGATGAGGAGATAGCGGAGATTACAGAGCTTGACATTGAAGAGATAAAAAAGCTAAGAAAAGAGCTTTTGAACTGA
- a CDS encoding IS30 family transposase: protein MAYDNHSTKRRKFKHLSEVERGIIQKLLELGYGIRRIARELGRSASTISREVKRGTTTQMKTDLSTFEKYFAQTGQAVYEKNRAKCGRKSKLLGVENFLKFAEEKILKDKWSPDAVVGYCRQELGFSKDEMVCTKTLYNWIEGGLLRVKNIDLPVKVRLKPRKIKYRVAKIKSRGKSIEERPEVANNREEFGHWEIDTLIGKRSSDNVLVTLTERKTRFGMIFVIPGRESSYVKDLFIKLQKILGDKFNKVFKSVTSDNGSEFSELGKVLNELGSEGYYTHPYSAYERGTNERMNGLIRRFLPKGKEIREISKEAIKRIQEWYNRLPRRIFNYKSSIERFLVEMKEICETEVIEKFLVEV, encoded by the coding sequence ATGGCTTATGATAATCATAGCACAAAGAGAAGAAAATTTAAACACTTAAGTGAAGTAGAGAGAGGAATTATACAGAAGCTGTTAGAATTAGGGTATGGTATAAGAAGGATAGCCAGAGAATTAGGCAGAAGTGCAAGTACAATTTCACGTGAAGTGAAAAGAGGCACAACCACTCAAATGAAAACTGATCTGAGCACATTTGAAAAATACTTTGCTCAAACAGGTCAAGCTGTGTATGAAAAAAACAGAGCAAAATGTGGTAGAAAGAGTAAGCTTTTAGGGGTTGAAAACTTTTTAAAGTTTGCAGAAGAAAAGATACTGAAAGATAAATGGTCGCCCGATGCAGTAGTTGGATATTGTAGGCAGGAACTTGGATTTAGCAAAGATGAAATGGTTTGTACAAAGACGCTATACAATTGGATAGAAGGAGGATTGTTAAGAGTAAAGAACATAGATTTGCCAGTTAAAGTTAGATTAAAGCCAAGAAAAATAAAGTATAGAGTAGCAAAAATCAAATCCAGAGGCAAAAGTATAGAAGAGAGACCTGAAGTTGCAAACAACAGAGAAGAATTTGGGCATTGGGAAATAGATACTTTGATTGGCAAGCGTTCTTCGGATAATGTACTTGTTACTTTGACAGAGAGAAAAACTCGATTTGGAATGATATTTGTTATACCGGGCAGGGAAAGTTCTTATGTCAAAGACTTGTTTATAAAGCTTCAAAAAATATTGGGAGATAAATTTAACAAAGTTTTCAAAAGTGTGACAAGTGACAATGGTAGTGAATTTAGCGAGCTGGGGAAGGTTTTAAATGAATTAGGTTCTGAAGGATATTATACACATCCGTATTCAGCGTATGAGAGGGGAACAAATGAGCGCATGAATGGATTGATAAGGCGTTTTTTACCTAAGGGTAAAGAAATAAGAGAGATATCGAAAGAAGCAATAAAGAGGATACAAGAGTGGTACAACAGGCTTCCCAGGAGGATATTCAACTACAAGAGCAGTATAGAAAGGTTTTTAGTGGAGATGAAGGAAATATGCGAAACAGAGGTAATAGAGAAGTTTTTAGTAGAGGTATAA
- a CDS encoding RAMP superfamily CRISPR-associated protein has translation MKKITYRVEIYLKSPLIISSGETNSIIRSMIIGIDGKPIIPATTLKGIVRSNYVYLHHCQHKIFNCNCEACMLFGSQNNRSSLVFFEDLKPSKEYYFSIRTQTAIDRFRRAIRLNSLFSHKTVENTTFCGKINLYLPSDLEKQNVKEKFEQAVKFIEMIGGSKSRGLGHVEVFIEEVEGR, from the coding sequence ATGAAAAAAATTACTTACAGAGTAGAAATCTATTTAAAATCACCTTTGATAATATCCAGCGGCGAAACTAACTCGATAATAAGGTCGATGATAATAGGAATTGACGGCAAGCCGATAATTCCTGCAACAACCTTGAAAGGAATTGTCAGGAGTAACTATGTTTATTTACATCACTGTCAACACAAAATTTTTAATTGCAACTGTGAAGCATGTATGCTATTTGGTTCGCAGAACAACAGAAGTTCACTTGTATTTTTTGAAGACCTAAAACCCTCTAAAGAGTATTATTTCAGTATTAGAACACAAACAGCAATAGATAGATTCAGAAGAGCAATACGTCTAAATAGCTTATTTTCTCACAAGACTGTTGAGAATACTACATTTTGTGGAAAAATCAACTTATATCTTCCATCAGATCTTGAAAAACAGAATGTTAAAGAAAAATTTGAACAGGCAGTAAAGTTCATTGAAATGATAGGGGGTAGCAAGAGCAGGGGATTGGGACATGTTGAAGTTTTTATTGAGGAGGTTGAAGGCAGGTGA
- the cas6 gene encoding CRISPR-associated endoribonuclease Cas6 has product MRFKLKLTNEKEARIKVDYCMELARSINMLLDSEYLRYIENGAYLLNRKIYKPWTFSRLFFEKYSFANKEIRVLPGNSYLIVSTIDDNFAYYFLKGILKEKCLKMGEAIFELRSISVLDQPQRKQIVCRTLSPIIIKEIRGIEHNCSEFAAYFVEGIKKNLISKAKAFRNISVLPEKIEIQIVNNEKIKRKILHIKNELYIGYDLLLKIKSIPEIIEIAYNCGLGVKNALGFGCIEVIPPPAERVLISYEK; this is encoded by the coding sequence ATGAGGTTTAAGTTAAAACTCACAAATGAAAAAGAAGCGAGAATAAAAGTAGATTACTGTATGGAACTTGCACGTTCAATAAATATGCTTCTTGATTCTGAGTATCTACGATACATTGAAAATGGTGCGTATCTTTTGAACAGAAAAATATACAAACCCTGGACTTTTTCACGATTGTTTTTTGAAAAGTATAGCTTTGCAAATAAAGAAATAAGAGTTTTGCCGGGTAATAGCTACTTGATAGTTTCTACAATAGATGATAATTTTGCTTATTACTTTTTAAAAGGAATTCTAAAAGAAAAATGTTTGAAGATGGGCGAAGCTATTTTTGAATTAAGGTCAATTTCAGTGTTAGATCAGCCACAAAGAAAGCAGATTGTTTGCAGGACACTTTCACCTATCATTATAAAAGAAATTCGAGGAATTGAACATAACTGTTCGGAATTTGCTGCATATTTTGTTGAAGGTATAAAGAAGAACCTAATATCAAAAGCAAAAGCATTCAGAAATATAAGTGTCTTGCCAGAAAAGATAGAAATCCAGATTGTAAATAATGAGAAGATAAAAAGAAAAATATTGCACATAAAAAATGAACTCTACATCGGCTATGACCTTTTGTTGAAAATAAAATCTATACCAGAAATAATTGAAATTGCATATAACTGTGGGCTGGGCGTCAAAAATGCTCTTGGTTTTGGATGTATAGAAGTCATCCCTCCACCTGCCGAGAGAGTATTGATATCTTATGAAAAATGA
- a CDS encoding Rpn family recombination-promoting nuclease/putative transposase, with amino-acid sequence MNEKPFAHNINDLEYKYIFSNKSIFIRLLKRLDEIGIFRNLTEDQLEKIDKSYVLPDFSQQESDLLYKVNLKEKEIIFYILFEHQSSVDHSMPLRFLFYITDIYRDYIKDFDKAQIKRKGFKLPAVVPIVFYDGEDSWTAARTLREKILGFDEFGKVCN; translated from the coding sequence ATGAACGAAAAGCCATTTGCTCACAACATAAACGACCTTGAGTACAAATACATATTCTCCAACAAAAGCATCTTCATTAGGCTTTTGAAAAGACTTGATGAGATTGGAATATTCAGAAACCTTACAGAAGACCAGCTTGAAAAAATTGATAAAAGCTATGTACTGCCTGACTTTTCTCAACAAGAAAGCGATTTGCTTTACAAAGTAAACCTTAAAGAAAAAGAAATTATCTTTTACATCTTGTTTGAACACCAGTCTTCTGTTGACCATTCAATGCCCTTGAGGTTTTTGTTTTACATCACAGATATATACAGAGACTATATTAAGGATTTTGACAAAGCGCAGATAAAAAGAAAAGGCTTTAAGCTTCCTGCAGTTGTGCCAATAGTATTTTACGATGGAGAGGACAGTTGGACAGCAGCAAGAACGCTGAGAGAAAAGATTTTAGGATTTGATGAGTTTGGAAAAGTATGTAATTGA
- a CDS encoding M2 family metallopeptidase — MSGWLDEAMRTVKNGDELLWMPEQIFYDSVAVAMKKI; from the coding sequence ATGAGTGGATGGTTGGACGAGGCAATGCGAACGGTTAAGAATGGTGATGAACTGTTATGGATGCCTGAACAAATTTTTTATGATAGTGTGGCGGTAGCAATGAAAAAGATATAG
- the csx7 gene encoding CRISPR-associated RAMP protein Csx7 — protein MLLFDKFENRYIIKGVITNLNPIHIGAGGSSFNPLEVDNRIVRYASTNEPYIPGSSLKGVLRSFIEQVYPKEHCWVTIESCCKKKENEIKNIKDEYSKKPDEYAKKVYSLLCDICKVFGSQETASKIYISDLRVREENGKKLYKLGVRDGVGIDRDTGTAANRVKYDFEVIEPGAQFDLYMVFENLEDEYVKSFLIPIVEVLKSGELKIGGKTSRGLGRIMLTEKVDIYRITKDNIKDYLEKGLNGIKSLSWSDFKKQFE, from the coding sequence TTGTTGCTGTTTGATAAGTTTGAAAACAGGTATATTATAAAAGGTGTAATTACAAATTTAAATCCTATTCATATAGGAGCAGGAGGGTCAAGCTTTAATCCGTTAGAAGTAGACAATAGAATTGTGAGGTATGCTTCAACTAACGAACCTTATATTCCTGGTAGTTCTTTAAAGGGTGTTTTAAGAAGTTTTATCGAGCAGGTATATCCCAAAGAACACTGCTGGGTTACTATAGAGTCTTGTTGTAAGAAAAAAGAAAACGAGATAAAAAATATAAAAGACGAATATTCAAAAAAGCCGGATGAATATGCAAAAAAAGTCTACTCTCTTCTTTGTGATATTTGCAAAGTTTTTGGTTCACAAGAGACAGCTTCAAAAATATATATTTCTGACCTTAGGGTAAGAGAAGAAAACGGCAAAAAACTTTATAAACTTGGAGTAAGAGATGGTGTTGGGATTGATAGAGATACCGGCACGGCAGCAAATAGAGTAAAGTATGATTTTGAGGTTATAGAGCCAGGTGCCCAGTTTGACCTTTATATGGTTTTTGAAAATCTTGAAGATGAGTATGTAAAGTCTTTTCTGATTCCAATAGTAGAGGTTTTGAAAAGTGGAGAATTGAAAATTGGAGGAAAAACCTCCCGCGGACTTGGAAGAATAATGCTAACAGAAAAAGTTGATATTTACAGAATTACAAAAGACAATATAAAGGATTATTTAGAAAAAGGACTCAATGGAATAA
- a CDS encoding DUF1848 domain-containing protein: MIISASRRTDIPALYGDWFINRIKEGFAMYRNPMRPTQVFAVSLLPEDVDAIVFWTKNPRKFIDKLRYFEEYVYYFQFTVTPYGQDIEPNIPSKDEVIQTFQELSSMIGKKRVIWRYDPIIVTNRMSFGYHKEKFEELCERLSPYTQKCIVSYVDFYSKAEGELNKINAKNLSAEELYNLFAAIGSIGKKYNLSIETCAEDVPVEQLGLKKAHCIDGEFIKELRKDKGFDDNIEYMKDNNQRKACGCVQSIDLGIYNTCKHFCTYCYANFSRSSVIKNIQKYDINSPLLCSFLDLEKDEIRTKKVKSSKKLEKEAVRDINEDNFKSGQLSFCSFDEGCSREENSEGWIEKRIIEYIKEIIQRA; encoded by the coding sequence ATGATTATAAGTGCGAGCAGAAGAACAGATATTCCAGCACTTTATGGTGATTGGTTTATAAACAGAATAAAAGAAGGATTTGCAATGTATAGAAATCCAATGAGACCAACTCAGGTTTTTGCAGTGTCGCTTTTGCCCGAGGATGTTGATGCGATAGTCTTCTGGACAAAAAATCCCAGAAAATTTATTGATAAGCTGAGATATTTTGAAGAGTATGTTTACTACTTTCAATTTACAGTTACACCTTATGGCCAAGATATAGAACCAAATATCCCATCAAAAGATGAAGTTATACAAACTTTTCAAGAACTTTCAAGCATGATTGGCAAAAAAAGAGTAATCTGGCGTTATGACCCTATAATTGTTACCAACAGAATGTCGTTTGGCTACCATAAAGAAAAATTTGAAGAACTTTGCGAAAGGCTTTCACCTTACACTCAAAAGTGCATAGTAAGCTATGTTGATTTTTACAGCAAGGCAGAAGGCGAGCTGAACAAAATAAATGCTAAGAATCTTTCGGCAGAAGAACTTTACAATCTTTTTGCTGCGATAGGCAGTATTGGGAAAAAATATAACCTCAGCATTGAGACCTGTGCAGAAGATGTACCAGTTGAACAGCTGGGGCTGAAAAAAGCCCACTGTATTGATGGCGAGTTTATAAAGGAACTTAGAAAAGATAAAGGTTTTGATGATAACATAGAGTACATGAAAGACAACAATCAAAGAAAAGCGTGCGGATGTGTTCAGAGCATAGACCTTGGGATTTATAACACATGCAAACACTTTTGTACCTACTGCTATGCAAATTTCAGCAGAAGTTCAGTTATCAAAAATATACAGAAGTATGATATAAACTCTCCACTTCTGTGCAGTTTTCTTGACCTTGAAAAAGATGAGATAAGAACAAAGAAAGTTAAAAGCTCAAAAAAGCTTGAGAAAGAGGCTGTCAGGGACATAAACGAAGACAATTTCAAATCCGGGCAGCTCAGCTTTTGCAGCTTTGATGAAGGCTGTTCAAGAGAAGAAAATTCTGAAGGCTGGATTGAGAAAAGGATTATAGAATACATCAAAGAAATTATCCAAAGAGCTTAA
- a CDS encoding Cas10/Cmr2 second palm domain-containing protein, whose amino-acid sequence MSRENSKQLYSDDERKSKKYLDQLYPADGNYISPEELLKIKQLVEGMEENQPLEELAQKNMSKEEAEIFDKRFVFSKDLTEREIAYLPALIDAAKIYVLVDFLKAIEENNIEKSTISFSRKNSYLKFLNPDSDDIVKQIIVEVLKETQKDSHLSKQDYNQIKEKFKYQEKIIKVLEIKIEVVKGGISKIKEYITEADKLAQMRGATELIKEANIERTREVLNKAGLIPECLIYGSGGNSLIVVPKGKGQEICEEIEKEYSQLLPGGKFAFEFLEAELGEFLFDYSRLSTKIAQKLTTRHIVKLPVLQLALPQKETHTNVIPRNVKLCQTCWLRDPKEKVEVFDEEYYVCDVCHWKFKKGKGMRSFYHEEYCKFIGKNIDEFELPKSISDIGDYIALIYGDGNNLGNVIMNIRNVFELMFLSRRLDKITVCAVYEALKDAMEKDDKEKTSEKAKGKPLLKFEIIILSGEDILIAVPAQWALEVAKQIIEKFDTAFNNTITLSVGILITKSTMPMSAAYDITVGLLKSAKKYVKKKKLEMGSVDVEVLTGSSILGKKGSKEIFPCDVKRVEKVLKAFKTIRENLARAKIYLFKEAAETLLPEEFELFYIFQKAREENIDAVEEAIQEMLDEDTKFIGGFVKKKDDEEEQLISPWDEIAKLSEFV is encoded by the coding sequence GTGTCGCGAGAAAATTCAAAGCAACTCTATTCAGATGATGAGAGAAAATCTAAAAAATATTTAGACCAGCTCTATCCTGCAGATGGAAATTACATATCACCTGAAGAACTTTTAAAAATAAAGCAACTGGTAGAAGGAATGGAAGAAAATCAACCGTTAGAAGAATTGGCACAGAAGAATATGTCGAAAGAAGAAGCAGAAATTTTTGACAAAAGATTTGTGTTTTCAAAAGACCTAACTGAAAGAGAAATTGCTTATTTGCCGGCGCTTATTGATGCGGCAAAAATCTATGTTTTGGTAGATTTTCTCAAGGCTATTGAAGAGAACAACATTGAGAAAAGCACCATTTCATTTAGCAGAAAAAACTCTTATCTCAAATTTTTAAATCCTGACTCAGACGATATTGTCAAGCAGATTATTGTTGAAGTTCTAAAAGAAACGCAGAAAGATAGCCACCTTTCAAAGCAAGATTATAACCAAATAAAAGAAAAATTTAAGTATCAAGAAAAAATAATAAAGGTATTAGAAATAAAGATAGAGGTAGTCAAAGGTGGAATATCGAAAATAAAAGAGTATATTACTGAGGCGGATAAGTTAGCACAGATGCGAGGTGCAACCGAGCTTATAAAAGAAGCAAATATTGAGAGGACAAGAGAGGTATTGAACAAAGCTGGTCTGATACCCGAATGTTTGATTTATGGTAGTGGTGGGAACTCACTTATTGTTGTTCCAAAAGGCAAGGGTCAGGAAATTTGCGAGGAGATTGAAAAGGAGTACTCACAGCTTCTCCCCGGTGGAAAATTTGCATTTGAGTTTTTGGAGGCAGAACTTGGCGAGTTTTTATTTGATTATAGTCGCCTGTCCACTAAAATAGCTCAAAAGCTCACAACAAGGCATATTGTTAAGCTGCCAGTGCTTCAGCTCGCACTACCTCAAAAAGAAACTCACACCAATGTTATTCCTCGGAATGTAAAGCTGTGCCAAACCTGCTGGTTGAGAGATCCTAAGGAAAAAGTTGAGGTTTTTGATGAAGAATACTATGTGTGTGATGTTTGTCATTGGAAATTTAAGAAGGGTAAAGGTATGCGTTCATTCTACCATGAGGAATATTGTAAGTTTATTGGAAAGAATATAGATGAATTTGAATTGCCCAAAAGTATATCAGATATAGGTGATTATATTGCCCTTATTTACGGTGATGGGAATAATTTGGGAAATGTCATTATGAACATCAGAAATGTTTTTGAGCTGATGTTTTTGAGCAGAAGATTGGATAAAATAACAGTTTGTGCTGTTTACGAAGCGCTAAAAGATGCAATGGAAAAAGATGATAAAGAGAAAACATCTGAAAAAGCGAAAGGAAAGCCTTTGTTAAAGTTTGAGATAATCATTTTGAGCGGAGAAGATATTTTAATAGCTGTTCCTGCACAATGGGCACTGGAGGTTGCAAAGCAGATAATAGAAAAGTTTGACACAGCATTTAACAATACAATTACTCTTTCTGTTGGAATATTGATAACAAAAAGCACTATGCCAATGTCTGCGGCATATGACATCACAGTTGGGCTGTTGAAGAGTGCAAAAAAATATGTGAAAAAGAAAAAATTGGAGATGGGCAGTGTAGACGTTGAGGTTTTAACAGGTTCATCTATTTTGGGCAAGAAAGGAAGTAAAGAGATTTTCCCATGCGATGTGAAAAGAGTAGAAAAAGTTCTTAAGGCATTTAAAACTATTAGAGAGAACCTTGCAAGAGCTAAAATATACCTCTTCAAAGAAGCAGCTGAGACTCTGTTGCCAGAAGAGTTTGAACTTTTCTATATATTCCAAAAAGCAAGAGAAGAAAATATTGACGCTGTAGAGGAAGCAATTCAAGAAATGCTTGATGAGGATACAAAATTTATAGGTGGCTTTGTCAAAAAGAAAGACGACGAAGAAGAGCAGTTAATATCACCATGGGACGAGATAGCAAAACTCAGTGAGTTTGTCTGA